In one window of Comamonas testosteroni DNA:
- a CDS encoding ribonuclease HI family protein, producing MAFFMPPPKPAPAHHCCIHVDGSALPNPGPMSLGVLLQLPDGSRHTLSQDLHRSGCNNEAELRALMAALTLARDLGARSLTVRTDSRVLLEQLGPPMAKPARPIVRLSQLFEAARAQMQGFDELVLQWVPRHRNTEADALARMAHSAAALQS from the coding sequence GTGGCTTTTTTCATGCCGCCCCCCAAACCCGCGCCCGCCCACCACTGCTGCATCCATGTCGATGGCAGCGCCCTGCCCAACCCCGGCCCCATGAGCCTGGGCGTGTTGCTGCAGCTGCCCGATGGCAGTCGCCATACGCTGTCGCAGGATCTGCACCGCAGCGGCTGCAACAACGAAGCCGAGCTGCGTGCCCTGATGGCGGCCCTGACGCTGGCACGCGATCTCGGCGCGCGCAGCCTGACCGTGCGCACCGACTCCCGGGTGCTGCTGGAGCAGCTCGGCCCGCCCATGGCCAAGCCGGCGCGGCCGATTGTGCGGCTCAGCCAGCTGTTCGAGGCCGCCCGTGCACAGATGCAGGGCTTTGACGAGCTGGTGCTGCAATGGGTGCCCAGACACCGCAATACCGAGGCCGATGCACTGGCACGCATGGCCCATTCGGCAGCCGCGCTTCAGTCCTGA
- a CDS encoding hemolysin family protein yields MSVSQSLAVIVLLILLSAFFSVAEISLAASRRLRLRQMADDGNEGAEHALRVQEQPGEYFTVVQVGQNAVAILGGIVGEGAFSPALTEFFSIWFSPSLSTTLGFLLSFFIVTSAFILLADLLPRRISMNEPERYVVRVLAPMRWFVVIFKPIIWFYNLATDTLFRLLGLPATRDERITSDDILAMTEAGTKAGVLAAREQQVIANVFELDSRIVASAMTQRERIAFFFKDDADAIIRARIAEEPFSTYPVCDGDIDHVIGYVDAKDLFQRALNNQPLSLQDGSLIHKVLIVPDRLSLAEVLEQFRMVHEDFAVIVNEYSRVVGVVTLNDVMSTVMGDLVSPSDEEEQIIRRDEHSWLIDGVTPVEDVMRVLQLDDMPHDDEYETLGGFLMVMLRRVPRRTDAVIWGGYKFEVLDVDSYRIDQVMVTQLPEPAAESAAPSAAAAAKVQGSAAQAQASKSNHS; encoded by the coding sequence ATGAGTGTGTCCCAAAGCCTTGCGGTGATTGTTCTGCTGATTCTGCTCAGCGCCTTTTTCTCTGTGGCGGAGATTTCTCTGGCCGCCTCCCGCCGCCTGCGCCTGCGCCAGATGGCCGACGATGGCAATGAGGGAGCTGAGCATGCCCTGCGCGTACAGGAGCAGCCGGGCGAATATTTCACCGTGGTGCAAGTGGGACAGAATGCCGTCGCCATCCTCGGCGGCATCGTGGGCGAGGGGGCGTTCAGCCCCGCGCTGACCGAATTTTTCTCGATCTGGTTCTCGCCCAGCCTCTCGACGACGCTCGGGTTCCTGCTCTCGTTTTTCATAGTCACCTCGGCCTTCATCCTGCTGGCCGACCTGTTGCCGCGCCGCATCAGCATGAACGAGCCCGAGCGCTATGTGGTGCGCGTGCTCGCGCCCATGCGCTGGTTTGTGGTGATCTTCAAGCCCATCATCTGGTTCTACAACCTGGCGACCGACACCCTGTTTCGCCTGCTCGGCCTGCCTGCCACGCGCGACGAGCGCATCACCAGCGACGACATCCTGGCCATGACCGAAGCGGGCACCAAGGCCGGCGTGCTGGCCGCCCGCGAGCAGCAGGTGATTGCCAACGTGTTCGAGCTGGACTCGCGCATCGTGGCCTCGGCCATGACGCAGCGCGAGCGCATTGCCTTTTTCTTCAAGGATGACGCCGACGCCATCATTCGCGCCCGCATTGCCGAGGAGCCCTTCTCCACCTACCCGGTCTGCGACGGCGATATCGACCATGTGATCGGCTATGTCGACGCCAAGGACCTGTTCCAGCGCGCGCTCAACAACCAGCCCCTGTCCCTGCAGGATGGATCGCTGATTCACAAGGTGCTCATCGTGCCCGACCGACTGAGTCTTGCAGAGGTGCTGGAGCAGTTCCGCATGGTGCACGAAGACTTTGCCGTCATCGTCAACGAGTACAGCCGCGTCGTCGGTGTCGTCACCCTGAACGATGTGATGAGCACGGTGATGGGCGATCTGGTCAGCCCTTCTGACGAGGAAGAGCAGATCATCCGCCGCGACGAGCATTCCTGGCTGATCGACGGCGTCACCCCCGTCGAGGATGTGATGCGCGTGCTGCAACTGGACGATATGCCGCATGACGATGAATACGAAACCCTGGGCGGCTTCCTGATGGTCATGCTGCGCCGCGTGCCGCGCCGCACCGATGCGGTGATCTGGGGCGGCTACAAGTTTGAAGTGCTGGACGTGGACAGCTACCGCATCGACCAGGTCATGGTGACCCAGCTGCCCGAGCCCGCGGCCGAATCTGCCGCACCTTCGGCGGCCGCTGCGGCCAAGGTACAGGGCAGCGCCGCCCAGGCCCAGGCCAGCAAAAGCAATCACTCCTGA
- a CDS encoding lytic transglycosylase domain-containing protein, producing the protein MPEILLSRRSCLTAAASLAVPSAGWMLPHTAWAGGQLEEPLADSVRTALSAAVAGSGAPPELEFTSTEARMSYLRWLVACSDKLAKRKPDPQVRREFLQTVWYESKRAGLDVSMVMGLIQVESGYRKYAISSVGARGYMQIMPFWMRLIGDGDIGKLFHMQTNLRFGCVILRHYMDREKGDAYMALGRYNGSRGQPQYPNAVFGAQRRWLVEEPQSV; encoded by the coding sequence ATGCCGGAAATCCTCCTCAGCCGCCGCTCCTGCCTGACTGCCGCAGCCTCGCTAGCCGTTCCATCGGCGGGCTGGATGCTGCCGCACACCGCATGGGCGGGCGGTCAGCTGGAGGAGCCGCTGGCGGATTCGGTACGTACGGCCCTGAGTGCAGCGGTGGCCGGCTCCGGGGCTCCGCCCGAGCTGGAGTTCACCTCCACGGAGGCGCGCATGAGCTATCTGCGCTGGCTGGTGGCTTGCAGCGACAAGCTGGCCAAGCGCAAGCCCGATCCTCAGGTCCGGCGCGAGTTCTTGCAGACCGTCTGGTATGAGTCCAAGCGCGCGGGCCTTGATGTGTCCATGGTCATGGGCCTGATTCAGGTGGAGAGCGGCTATCGCAAATACGCCATCTCCAGCGTGGGTGCGCGCGGCTATATGCAGATCATGCCGTTCTGGATGCGGCTGATCGGTGACGGCGATATCGGCAAGCTGTTCCACATGCAGACCAATCTGCGCTTTGGCTGCGTGATCCTGCGCCACTACATGGATCGCGAAAAGGGCGATGCCTATATGGCGCTGGGCCGCTACAACGGCAGCCGGGGCCAGCCCCAGTATCCGAATGCCGTGTTCGGCGCGCAGCGGCGCTGGCTGGTGGAAGAGCCGCAGTCGGTCTGA
- a CDS encoding proline--tRNA ligase encodes MKASQFLISTLKEAPADAEVVSHKLMMRAGMIKKLGAGIYNYMPMGLRVIRKVEAIVREEMNRAGAIETTMPVVQPAELWQETGRFEKMGPELLRIQDRHGRDFVIQPTSEEVVTDIARQEFKSYKQLPKNLYQIQTKFRDERRPRFGLMRGREFIMKDAYSFDKDRDAAQISYQTMREAYKRIFDRFGLQYRAVRADSGAIGGDLSEEFQVIASTGEDAIVYCPSSDYAANIEKAESLAPAQARPAAAQALQKVATPGNSTCEAVAEQLGLPLAQTVKSLVLATDELDDKGLIVKTQVWLLLLRGDHEMNEIKVGKVEGLAGFRFATVGEIEEHFGTKPGYLGPIGLKKPVNIVVDRDVAVMADWVCGANEEDFHITGVNFGRDLPEPAVVADLRNVVAGDRSPDGAGELAIERGIEIGHVFYLGTKYSKAMDATFLGDNGKPQHFEMGCYGIGVTRLPAAAVEQNHDERGMIWPDAIAPFTVVICPIGMGRSEAVKTEAEKLYGELLALGVDVILDDRDERPGAMLADWELIGVPHRVVLGDRGLKEGVVEYQQRRDTEATKLATNEVLGHLKSRLGL; translated from the coding sequence ATGAAAGCCTCCCAATTTCTCATCTCCACCCTGAAAGAAGCTCCGGCCGATGCCGAAGTGGTCAGCCACAAGCTCATGATGCGGGCTGGCATGATCAAAAAGCTGGGTGCTGGCATTTACAACTACATGCCCATGGGCTTGCGCGTGATCCGCAAGGTCGAGGCCATCGTGCGCGAGGAAATGAACCGCGCCGGTGCCATCGAAACCACCATGCCCGTGGTGCAGCCCGCTGAGCTGTGGCAGGAAACCGGCCGCTTCGAGAAGATGGGCCCCGAGCTGCTGCGCATCCAGGATCGCCATGGCCGTGATTTCGTGATCCAGCCCACTTCCGAAGAAGTGGTCACCGATATCGCGCGCCAGGAGTTCAAGAGCTACAAGCAGCTGCCCAAGAACCTCTACCAGATCCAGACCAAGTTCCGTGACGAGCGCCGTCCGCGCTTCGGCCTGATGCGCGGTCGCGAGTTCATCATGAAGGACGCCTATTCCTTCGACAAGGATCGCGATGCGGCCCAGATCAGCTACCAGACCATGCGCGAAGCCTATAAGCGCATCTTCGATCGCTTCGGTCTGCAGTACCGCGCCGTGCGTGCTGATTCGGGCGCCATCGGTGGCGATCTGAGCGAGGAGTTCCAGGTCATCGCTTCCACGGGCGAGGACGCCATCGTCTACTGCCCGAGCAGCGACTACGCGGCCAATATCGAGAAGGCCGAGAGCCTGGCGCCCGCCCAGGCCCGTCCTGCCGCCGCGCAGGCCCTGCAAAAGGTCGCCACACCCGGCAACAGCACCTGCGAAGCCGTGGCCGAGCAGCTGGGCCTGCCTCTGGCGCAGACCGTGAAGTCGCTGGTGCTGGCCACGGACGAGCTCGACGACAAGGGTCTGATCGTGAAGACGCAGGTGTGGCTGCTGCTGCTGCGCGGCGATCATGAGATGAACGAGATCAAGGTCGGCAAGGTCGAGGGCCTGGCGGGCTTCCGTTTCGCGACCGTGGGCGAGATCGAAGAGCATTTCGGCACCAAGCCCGGCTATCTGGGCCCCATCGGTCTGAAGAAGCCCGTGAACATCGTGGTGGACCGCGATGTGGCCGTGATGGCCGACTGGGTCTGCGGCGCCAACGAGGAAGATTTCCACATCACCGGCGTGAACTTCGGCCGTGATCTGCCTGAGCCCGCCGTGGTGGCTGATCTGCGCAACGTGGTGGCGGGCGACCGTTCGCCCGACGGCGCGGGTGAGCTGGCGATTGAGCGCGGCATTGAAATCGGCCATGTGTTCTACCTGGGCACCAAGTATTCCAAGGCCATGGATGCGACCTTTCTGGGCGACAACGGCAAGCCGCAGCACTTCGAGATGGGTTGCTACGGGATTGGCGTGACCCGCCTGCCCGCCGCTGCCGTGGAGCAGAACCACGACGAGCGCGGCATGATCTGGCCCGATGCGATTGCGCCGTTCACCGTGGTGATCTGCCCCATCGGCATGGGTCGCAGCGAGGCCGTGAAGACCGAGGCCGAGAAGCTCTACGGCGAGCTGCTGGCACTGGGCGTGGACGTGATCCTGGATGACCGCGACGAGCGCCCCGGTGCCATGCTGGCCGACTGGGAGCTGATCGGCGTGCCCCACCGCGTGGTGCTGGGCGACCGTGGCCTGAAGGAAGGCGTGGTCGAGTACCAGCAGCGCCGTGACACAGAAGCCACAAAGCTGGCGACCAATGAGGTGCTGGGTCACCTCAAGAGCCGCCTGGGCTTGTAA